taacaactcaatgtttatatcccaggacaaattaactagcaacagcaagctagctaaataggacaaattagctagcatgtgcaagctagctaactaaattgccatacatgtttaatgctttttgacctgtccccaaattcaTGTAactggttcagagtttgttttgatattttaatcgcgtttggtgtggggggacaaaatacatgtatgcacAATGGCACACGctcacagccggtttgggttccgtgtaaggttgtttagacattaactccacatttttgAGGCTAGGCATTAACggtgaatggttaaggtaagggttaaagtttgGGATAGGCTTGAAAACAGAAAGCGTTACATGTTTTTTGATACGGAAACTGAATACAATCAATCTGACAAATTTAGCGAAAATGTAAGAACTTCACCTGTGAAAATAACCAGTAGCCCACTAACTCGAGACATAATTGAATATCAGGTTCAAATAATACTTAACATTTGAAAATCTTTAATTTTAGTTTTTAAAAGAACTACACTCATTCAATTAAatagagtaaaaaaaaatgttttggagaAAGAGATGGCCATGAAGACTAACCTGCTTTTTTWAAATACTGAAAAAATTATTAACAGACAGAGAATGCTACGTAAGTGATCTTTAAAAAGTAATCCTTCATCCCAAAAGACAAAACATCTACCCTGTGCTCTTCATCAACAAAATTATTATTAACCATAAAAGTGCAATATCAcaaataaaatgaacaaaaacaattacatttcaattcacaCTTGTACAATCAGTGCAACAATTACAAATATTTCATAGATATGCCAGTGAATCTTTATAGTTTAAAAAGTGTCCAAAACACAACTTGAAGTTATTTCCCTGTCTTGGTGAGACATTTTGTAAACAGATTCAGACGTTAGCTTTAATTTGGTTAATATGcttcacattttaaaaaaatcaTGAAGAATATTGCATCAATACAATCAGCATCCCAACAATGCACACTGAAAGTTAACTTTAGTCTCTACACTAATCATaagataataaataatataagatttattttaaatataccTTGCCATGTAAAAATTAGACCAAATACACCCAGACAATAGGGAGTGATTTAGACTTTTTTTAGCAGCATATTTGGTGCTCTCCATTAAGAGAAAATACACCTTTTATTAATCAGAGTTCCAAAGTWWAAAAAAACGAATTATGTGGCTTAATTAGCATAAAGTGGCAGCTCTTTCTTTAGTATGTTAATGTAACCATAACGTGGTTAAAACTTGTTAGTGCATAAAAATATCAACAGGGCGATTCCCCTTGGCACAGACCAAATTGGACAGGTGGAGAATGCATGTTTGACTTTGAGTGCTGACCACACCTCACATACCCAATCATGAGGGCGTTCTACACAAGGTTGTTATTCCCTATAGTTTGGTTGACCTGCCTTCTCAATTCCCAAAGAACACTTTGTGTGGCAGTGATCGACCCCAACCAGCAGGGTCTCTCTACATTGCcagctcttcttcttctctgcatctcatctctccattcacgtctccattcatccctctctcAGTAGCAGCCATCTCTCCAGCTCCCGTCTCGTAGGGCACTCAGGCTGGACAAGCTCTTAGGAGGCGTCAATAAACTGGGGAAAAGATCAGATTGAGATGAAAAATAGGAAATTACGATCCCAGACAACAAGAACCTAGTTTTGAGCTTGTTGGCGCTCCCCTAGTGTCCTACAGTAGCCTACCTGCGTGTGGGTTGGGCGATCTTGCTTCGAGGGGTGGAGCTGGTCCCGATAAAGGAGGCCGGGCGGGGCAGGCTGCTCCGGGGGGGTGTAGGAGTGCCCCCAACCCCCACAGCTGGTTTACTGGGGAGGGGGATCCCACTGATGCCGCTCAGGGACTGCAGACTGGTGGAGGTCGGCATGGTAACTGGCCCTTTCACAGTGGGGCTGACGTAGGCTGTGGCTTTGAGGGGTTGCCGCGACAACGACTGGAAGTTCCCCACACTCTGGACTCTGTTCTGCAACTGACCGGGTGAAGGGACTAGTGGGAGAGGAACAGAGGKTTGACAATACATCATATACAGATTAATGGATTGATATAATATTCCTGTTTTCCTCAGGTCTACTGTATAATGTATGGACCACCGACTTAGAATGATCATTTTCAATTTGATACATTCTGGCAAGTCAATCAAGCCCTGCAGTTTYATAGTATGTGTATGGTCAGAGCTAAAACAAAGAAGACGGTATCTTACTGGAGGACTGTAGCCTGCTGGCCAGCCCATTGGACGAGTCGAAGCTCAGACTGTTCCGAAGGGTGGAAGGAGAGACGATGTGATTGGCTGGGCTCAGTGGGCTAGGCACACTGGGAGCCCTGAACAGGTTGGGCATGCTCCTCCGCAGCTTATCTAAAtagaatgtacacacacacacaatattcctGTATGAATTCAAGGCCACAGATCTAGATGACAAAGAATTTATCATCTCAGATTCTACATAGAGCCCTCAAGAGGAATACGTGCCACTCACTAGTCTCTCTTGAAGAACACCAGTTGAGGCCCCAAAGATAAACATCTCCTGTAATCTCACCACCCTCTATTCAGTGTCCCTCTCCTGTTTAGCTCCCAGAACAGAAACAGAATAGCCTCCAAGAGCTTACAGAACAGTCAGTGTCTCAAGAGGCTTACAGTGAGCACATCCCTGGTAGTCTGCCAGTACAGTAGTGACTAACGAGTGGGTGACCTTAAAAATGACCTGTCCCACATAAACAATGACAAGTTGAAMACAAACCTATAAATAGATTAGTATGACTATTTCATAAGAGGGCCATCACGTCGTGTGTCAATTATTTTGTAGCCCTTCTAATATTGTACTTTGTTGTTATGCAAATGTTCCATCAAGACAACACAAAAGGCTTGTTTGAAAAATGTACTCATATCCATCTGCATTCCAAATSTGATCCCCAAAATACAAAGCGAACATAAATACACAATTAGAGAGTCTTGCAAATCAAGAATTCTTATTAGTGTGAGATTTCATAAATTTAAGCAGAGGGCCAGGGTTGAGTCCAATAGACAACGAACAGGAGAACACTGtccaataaaaacatttattgtcataatatatatatatttttttatctcccATTTTCTCTAATGAACGCAACCCAAGTGCCTGCATGGGCCAGGCCTGCTCACCTGATCCAGGCCTGAAGCCCTGTTGTTCGGGTGTGTAGGTGCTGAGTGTGGGGCTGGCCAGGGCCTGGGGTTGGGGTGGGGGCTGATAGGAGAATCCTCCAGAGGGGTACTGAGGGGTGGAGGGGCTGGttgtgctcctcctccagtcCCGTATGCTGGAGAAGGTGTGGGAGTGGGAGAGGCCGCGCTGCAGGGTGGGTCCCACACGGGTCAGGCGGGGCTGGGGAGGAGGTAGCTGCCCGtactcttcctcatcctcttcctcctccaggtCGGCCTCGCCGCTGTGctgaagggagaggaaggagaagctgGCGCTGCGGCGGTTGATGGAGGTGGGGGTGGTGGMGTAGTCCTGACGAAGACCTGAAGGAGGGGGAAATACGGACAagcgcaaacacacaaacacggaaCACAATCAGTCGTCACCTTCTACGCCTGAGGTTAAGGTTAATAAAGCCTGGATGAAGTCTGAGGTCTTGAATCACGTTACAGTGttagaagggagagaaggacagaggaacataaggagagagaggaacataaggagagagaggaacataaggagagagaggaacWtaaggagagagaggaacataaggagagagaggaacataaggagagagaggaacataaggagagagaggaacataaggagagagaggaacaataaAAGGGCAAGAAAATGGCCAGGAATCCAAGACCACATGAACAACTCTGGGCCCTACTTTTAACCTTGGGGCCCAGAGTTATTCCCTTTCAGGTCACCTGCTCaatagttaataataataatagttctGATTTATAAAGCATTTAACACTTTTACATAGAAAGGGGGGAAAACTCACCTCTTACTATGTAAAACAATATATAGTCATAACTATGTAACAACAACAGTTTTTAATAAAGGGTGAGGGACTCACTGTCCTCCTGCAGACGAGCCATGACCTGGACGTCAACAAGGTCCTGCAGTTTGTATCCCTGCGTGATGGAGTCATCCTCCAGCTCTGAGGCACTGAGCTCACTGTCCATGGAAGACTGRGGGCTGAGGAGTAACCGCCGGAGGCTGCGGCCttcgacacacaacaacagagtTCAAAGGTCAGATCACAGACAAATTACATTGCAGAGATTTTACATTAACAATGAACACAAAGAATACTGACCAGATGAAATGCAAGATTAGTTTAGATAGAGGTACACTGGCAGCAAAAAAACATCACTCTCCCTTTAAGAAACATTGCAGAGTCACTGTTAGTAGGGAGGCCACGTCATGGAATTGTGCCTTTGGTGATAGAAGCACCACAAATCACAGACAAAGCTAGAAAAGGCCATATTGTGTTTATGGCCACTCCAAGCCCCCATGGCCATTTTCCATTATGGCCACCAACCAGGTCCCACAGGCTCGACCTAGCTGTGTGACATGTGGCACTTCCATCACCAAAGGGACTATTCCACTCAAGTGAGGGGACAGACCATCCCACTATGTTGAACTTCACATGGCAAACACCTGAAGCAGCAGaaactgaacacacactgaaacactccTTCTCGTGCAGTGACAAATGATGAATGATGACCTTGGGGGCCTCAATAGTCTATAGTGGCTTCCTCTCTTCTTGTGTCCACCTCTGTTCTGATCTGACAAGACAGCCAGTAGATGAAACTTaaggtgtttcacctgtccaTATCTCTAACATCAGcaggaatgaaggagaggagacaaggagaggaagctcTTTCAaacagactattgagatgcaaacCTTGACATGACATAGAGACTGAGCCAACGTGGGCCAGCGGGGGAGCGAGCGAGGCTTACTGCGATTAGCTGAGTGATTGGCTGGGAGGAATGTGGGAATTCTCTCAGCCTTCCCTACAGGAGTCAGggacaggtggaggagaggatggaggggtgaggagaaTGAGGCTgacggagggagaaagaaagggaggggaaggagacaggataagggggagagaaagagaatcatGGAGAGTTGTTTCAATGGAGAAAAAAGAAAACTATTCTAATGAAGAGACTGTGGTATTTTTTTCAATTGTGAAATACCATGTTTAAGAAGTAATCATGGATGGAGTAGCCCTCGTGTCTAAGGACCAGGGGTTTTCCTCACCTGGTGAACTGATCAGGAGTGTTGACTTTCTGCTCAACAAGGCCCAGGATCTTTCTGCTCAATATGGCCCTGATTCTGCTCAATAGGGCGCAGAGGTTTCCTGCTCAATAGGGACAAGAGTTTCTCCTGATCAGGTTGCAAGGTTGAAAAACCCCTAGTTAAACCAATGTCATATGGTAATATTATGGTAACATTATGGCAATCTGTACCCATGTCACATAgtaatctgtgtgtgtatttatttaccAGGTCTGTCAGCGGGTGGAGGGGTGGAGCAGGACCTGGAGAACGAGGCACTGAGGGGGGACACTCCAGCTACACGTCTCAGGGGGAGGGCAGGGGAAGAGTGGCTGGAGAAGACCCCCCGCCACCTATGGACTACGCATGtgaggtaggaggaggagggagggaaaaaggCAATGTCATACTGTATCGGAccacccccaaaacacacacacagctgtcagtGCTTTCCGGGCCCCTCACAAGGAACAGAGGTCAGCAGTGTGAAGCGGTTGTTTACCTCACACCCAGCRCGTCACATTGCTGTGACAGTCACAGAACCACTATTCAGTAGCAGCCAGGGAACACATCTGCTGTCCAATGCCCAGGAGACAAAGCTGCATTCacaaccctcacacacacaccgctcaacACACCCATTCAGCAAAGGCCAGGACCAGGGACGGAGcagcgaccacacacacaccttctgatATATATTCATAGAGGAGACCTACAGTAATGAACACTCGCTAAACAAATATCCCAGCAATCTATCTAGAGGAGATGTGGTGGATCAAAASaacagagagagaagaatgaataATAAATGTGACAGAGCTGAGAAAGCAaagcatctctctccctctgtgtggtgGTTCGGCTGTGTGCTGCTCAACACAGCGCTGCATATATATCCCTCCACCACAGATAGAGGGGTTATGTTATACCTGTCACTGAGAATATAAACCACTTAGCAGCATCGAGGCGAGATGCCTTTCATGTAAACACGGTAACCATGGTTACCCCTCTGGTTGCCGAGGGAGGCCCTGTGAACGTAGCAACAGGCAGATAGTAGGTCAAGTGAGAAAGCAGTGGAAGGCTTTTCCTGCAGTTACAGCTACTGTGAAATGAATATACGGGCTTCTAGTTGAGATCCTTACAGCAATATATTGTAGtaaaatacaggtaactgacaaaataaaggaaacatgaGTATGAGGgataaaagtatattttataaGTATTACACTTTATGTTGTTGTTCCCTTTATTTTGGCGGTTACCTGTAGTTCACTGATGCAttggtggcaggtagcttagagcgttggactagtaaccgaaaggttgctagatcgaatcccagagctagcaaggtaaaaatctgtcgttctgcccctgaacaaggcagctaacccactgttcctaggctgtcattgtaaataagaattgttcataactgacttgcctggttaaaaaaacaaaatgKCAGCTTCACTGATGCAACGATAAGCTGTTGCATGACAAGTGTATAATATGAACGCCAAGTTAAATTGGATTTAATGTGCAAAAACAGATACTTTTCAAATCTATAATAGTAAAAAGAAATGCAATtaaggtgatgtgtgtgtttactcTAAGTTGTTGAAAGTGACGCACACAGACAGTTGCGGCCAGTGCTTCACCTCTCATTAAGAGCTTAGAGGACTAAAGCTGTATTAATACATTACCTTCAGCGAAGACCGTGGGAGACGTCACATCTATTCACTCCTCCACTGTCCTGTTTCACACCACAGCTTCCTCTCAGACATTAACCCAAGGTCCACTCTGTGGTCATTGGACACCATGGAATGTCTCAGGAGTAGAGGCATTAACCCTGACGTTACCGCTAAGTTCCCAAAGTCGGCCACTCATAGCTTCACTTTACGGCCACCCATTCATTCTCATTCGACCCGGTCACCTCTCCACTGCAACCCTTCTTCAGGTAGAGGCTGTGAATTAGAACGTGATCTCCATCACCTAACCAGGTGAAATGAATGCACTCACTGTCATAACCATGCTGCGAATGTGTGGGTCTGTAGGTTTGTATACGGCCGTCTTTTCAGGTGTGACTCCGCTTGTGCGTGACCACCGTGTGTAGTTTAATGACGCCAGTCGGGTGTGCGTAGTTTAATGACGCCGGTCGTGTGTGCGTAGTTTAATGACGCCTGTCGTGTGTGCGTAGTTTAATGTAGCCAGTGCTGTGTGTAGTTTAATGTAGCCAGtgctgtgtgtagtttgatgtagCCAGtactgtgtgtagtttgatgtagCCAGTNctgtgtgtagtttgatgtagCCAGtgctgtgtgtagtttgatgtagCCAGtgctgtgtgtagtttgatgtagCCAGTGCTGTGTGTGGCTAGTGACTGTCTGGAAAGGTGCTGTACTTTTACCTCAGAGTCCAAAATAGTCTGGAGTTGGCTGGTTACATAATCCTGAGAGACTTGAGGACCTGTTTCACACTGTGCTCAAGGCATCACAGTGCTAGCCTCCCCCTCACCTCCatgtacccacacacacagtaaagtaGAATCATAACAATCTGTTGAAAAAGTTTTTGAATACAAAACGTTTCATCAGGTTGATAGAAACCTATGGTCTATTATATAgccatccatctatccaccctTTTTGGTCCCTAGTTTCCACCCCTCCTCATACCTTGGTCCAACCTGAGGCACAGTGAGCGGGCAGACTCCACCTCTGTTCTGGGGCTGTCCAGGACCTGTCTGCTCCACTGGAGGGGGGTAACAGGGCTCTCCCCCCAAAGCCGGGCCTTGGCTGACACATACAGCCTGCAGGGAAGACAGGATGAGAGCCATAAGAGGAGGAATGAAGAGGATTTTACTGCCCTATAGTCCCATATCAACCCTTATGGGCCTACAGGGAAGACTGGTTTCGGGTCAGGGATAC
This genomic window from Salvelinus sp. IW2-2015 unplaced genomic scaffold, ASM291031v2 Un_scaffold2474, whole genome shotgun sequence contains:
- the LOC112074052 gene encoding SLAIN motif-containing protein 1 isoform X1; the protein is MELTVLDEVDILDLDAVFSNEDSEATWLYVSAKARLWGESPVTPLQWSRQVLDSPRTEVESARSLCLRLDQVHRWRGVFSSHSSPALPLRRVAGVSPLSASFSRSCSTPPPADRPGRSLRRLLLSPQSSMDSELSASELEDDSITQGYKLQDLVDVQVMARLQEDSLRQDYXTTPTSINRRSASFSFLSLQHSGEADLEEEEDEEEYGQLPPPQPRLTRVGPTLQRGLSHSHTFSSIRDWRRSTTSPSTPQYPSGGFSYQPPPQPQALASPTLSTYTPEQQGFRPGSDKLRRSMPNLFRAPSVPSPLSPANHIVSPSTLRNSLSFDSSNGLASRLQSSIPSPGQLQNRVQSVGNFQSLSRQPLKATAYVSPTVKGPVTMPTSTSLQSLSGISGIPLPSKPAVGVGGTPTPPRSSLPRPASFIGTSSTPRSKIAQPTRSLLTPPKSLSSLSALRDGSWRDGCY
- the LOC112074052 gene encoding SLAIN motif-containing protein 1 isoform X2 produces the protein MDSELSASELEDDSITQGYKLQDLVDVQVMARLQEDSLRQDYXTTPTSINRRSASFSFLSLQHSGEADLEEEEDEEEYGQLPPPQPRLTRVGPTLQRGLSHSHTFSSIRDWRRSTTSPSTPQYPSGGFSYQPPPQPQALASPTLSTYTPEQQGFRPGSDKLRRSMPNLFRAPSVPSPLSPANHIVSPSTLRNSLSFDSSNGLASRLQSSIPSPGQLQNRVQSVGNFQSLSRQPLKATAYVSPTVKGPVTMPTSTSLQSLSGISGIPLPSKPAVGVGGTPTPPRSSLPRPASFIGTSSTPRSKIAQPTRSLLTPPKSLSSLSALRDGSWRDGCY